ATTTACGATGCGCAAAATACCGAAAGCCTGCCCGGTACCCTGGTGCGGAAAGAGGGCCAGCCCGATAACAACGATATCGCCGCCCGCGAAGCCTGGGACTATCTCGGCGTCACCTATGATTTCTTCTGGCAAGCGTATCAGCGCAACTCGCTGGATAACCAGGGGCTAACGCTAAGGGGCACCGTCCACTACGGCCAGGAGTACCAGAACGCTTTCTGGAACGGGCAGCAGATGGTGTTCGGCGACGGCGACGGTGAAATCTTCAACCGCTTTACCATCGCTATCGACGTGGTGGCGCACGAACTGGCGCACGGCGTAACGGAAACCGAAGCGGGCCTGATCTACTTTGAGCAGGCGGGCGCGCTGAATGAATCGATCTCCGACGTTTTCGGCTCGCTGGTGAAGCAGTTCCACCGCAAGCAGACCGCGGATCAGGCCGACTGGCTGATCGGCGAAGGGCTGCTGGCGGAAGGGATTAACGGACGCGGCCTGCGTTCGATGTCAGAGCCGGGCACCGCCTATAATGATCCTATGCTGGGCAAAGATCCGCAGCCGGCGCATATGCGCGACTATATTAAAACGCGTGAGGATAACGGCGGGGTTCACCTGAACTCCGGTATTCCTAACCGGGCGTTTTATCTGGCGGCGAAATCGCTGGGCGGCTACGCATGGGAACTGGCGGGACGCGCCTGGTATGATACCGTGTGCGATAAAGCGCTGCCGCAGGACGCCGATTTCGAAACCTTTGCTCAGTTTACTATCCGTCACGCCGAGTCGCGCTTTAATACCGCGACGGCGCAGGCGATTGAAGAGGCATGGAAAGAAACGGGCGTTTTATCATGAAACAGCTACCGGAACTGACCGACGACGCCGTGATCGATCTGGCGCGCGAAGGCGGTTTTGCTTATATCCCGAAGTTAGCCGGTCAGCGGCGCATCGAGCTGGGCCAGCTGCCGAATCCGCAGAAGGAGCGGGTGTGCGAGATCCTGCGCCACTCCCTGCCGCTGGGCGAGCCGGCTGACCAGCCGGTGCAGTCCGGGCGCGGCGACCAGTACTACTACCGCATCCAGATCAGTTACCAAACGCAGCAGCACGCCGGCGACATTGTGATTGTCATTCCCGACAGCCTGGCGCCGCCTGAACTCAAGGCGCTGTGGAAAGAAGGCGAATAACGGCATAAAAAAGGCCCCTTGCGGGGCCTTTCATATTACAGGCTATCGTTATTTCTTCTCCGCCTGTTCATCCAGCGCGTAAGCAATCACATAATCGCCGCGATCCGGCGACTGACGCGCGCCGCCTGCGGAAATCAGGATGTATTGCTTGCCGGTTTTCGGCGAGACATAGCTCATCGGCCCGCCCTGACTGCCGACCGGCAGACGTGCTTTCCACACTTCTTTGCCGGTTGAGCTGTCGAAGGCGCGCAGATAGTAATCCTGCGTTCCGGCGATAAACACCAGCCCGCCCTGCGTCGCCAGCGTACCGCCCAGCGTCGGCATGCCGATCGGCATTTTCATCCGCATTTTCACGCCGAATGGACCGGTATCCTGCACGGTGCCGACCGGCACCTGCCAGACGATCTTCTGCGTTTTCAGATCGACCGCCGACAGGGTGCCGAACGGCGGCGCCTGGCACGGAATGCCCAGCGGCGACATAAAGCGGTTTTTATTCACCGCGTACGGCGTGCCCTTCAGCGGAACCGCGCCCATGCCGGTATTGATCGCTTCGCCGCCGTTGCTGCCGCGCGAAATGGCATCGGTGTTGGCCGGGATCATCTGCACCCACAGGCCCAGACGCATATCATTGACGAAAATGTAATGATTGTTCGGGTCGGTAGAGAGGCTGCCCCAGTTCATGCCGCCCAGCGAGCCGGGGAAGCTCAGGGATTTATCGGTGCCCGGCACGGTGAACAGCCCGTCATAACGCATCGATTTAAAGCTGATGCGGCAAACCAGCTGATCGAACGGCGTTGCGCCCCACATATCGGATTCTTTCAGGGTCTGCGCGCCGATCTGCGGCATGCCGGTGGAGTGCGGCTGCGTTTTGGTGTACTGCTCGTTCGGGATAGTACCCGGCTTCATCGGCAGCTCTTTGACTTCCGTCAGCGGCTTGCCGGTCAGGCGATCCAGCACGAAAATTTGTCCCGCCTTGGTGCCAAACACCACCGCCGGCTTGCTGCCGCCCTCTTTCTGCGGAAAGTCGATCAGGCTCGGCTGCATCGGGATATCGAAATCCCACAGGTCATTATGCACCGTCTGGTAGACCCACTTCTCTTTACCGGTGGTAGCGTCCAGCGCCAGGATAGAGGCGCCGTACTTGTGATCCAGCGGCGTGCGGTTGGCGCCCCACAGGTCAACGGAGGAGCTGCCCATTGGGATGAATACGGTGTTCATCGCCGGATCCCAGGACATCGGCGCCCAGGAGTTTGGCGTGCTGCGCGCGTAGGATTGCCCCGCCTGCAGCGCCGCGTTCGGGTTGTCGTTGCCCGGATCGAACGCCCAGCGCATTTGACCGGTGATCACATCAAACCCGCGTAGTACGCCACCCGGCATATCGGTCTGCACGTTATCCGCAACGCGGCCGCCCACCACTACGGTAGTGCCCGCCAGGGTCGGCGCGGAGGTCAGCTGATATTTCGGATCCTGCGCGTCGCCGAGGCCCGCTTTCAGGTCGACTGTTCCTTTGTCGCCAAACTGCTGACACAGCTCGCCATTATCGGCATTGATGGCGATCAGGCGCGCGTCGATAGTGTTCATTAGCAGGCGACGCTGACAGCTTTCCCCCGCCGGCAGCGAGACCGGCGCAATCGGCGTAGAGCCGGGCACCGTCGGCTGCGGCAGCGGCTTGTTGATATCGAAATAAGCCAGACCGCGGCAGCGGTTCCAGACTTCCGCCTGCGCGTTGATTTCACGCTTCCAGATCTGCTTACCGCTGTCGGCATCGACCGCAATCACGTTGTTATGCGGCGTACACATATAGATGCGATCGCCGATTTGCAGCGGCGTTTGCTGATCTTCTGCGCCATTGCCGGTCGGGCTGTCCGGCACATCGCCGGTACGGAAAGTCCAGGCGACCTTCAGATCTTTAACGTTATCGCGGGTGATCTGATCGAGGGCGACAAAGCGGCTGCCGCCAGGCGTGTTGCCGTAGTTCTCCCAGTCTTTCTGCGCGTTCGCCTTGTCCACCGGCACCAGCGGCAGCGGCTGGCCGTCAAACGCGACGGGAGGGTGCGGCTGGAACATCTGCACCAGCGTCGCCACCATCGCCACCGCCAGCACGGCGCTGGCGCCCCAGGCCGCTTTCGCCGCAGAGGCCTT
This DNA window, taken from Mixta gaviniae, encodes the following:
- a CDS encoding M4 family metallopeptidase translates to MQHKPVSSVIPPYILRKIIDNGSGHQQDYARRTLTHVQHLMAHNWQKPTAPKNAAGGHVDREIYDAQNTESLPGTLVRKEGQPDNNDIAAREAWDYLGVTYDFFWQAYQRNSLDNQGLTLRGTVHYGQEYQNAFWNGQQMVFGDGDGEIFNRFTIAIDVVAHELAHGVTETEAGLIYFEQAGALNESISDVFGSLVKQFHRKQTADQADWLIGEGLLAEGINGRGLRSMSEPGTAYNDPMLGKDPQPAHMRDYIKTREDNGGVHLNSGIPNRAFYLAAKSLGGYAWELAGRAWYDTVCDKALPQDADFETFAQFTIRHAESRFNTATAQAIEEAWKETGVLS
- a CDS encoding glucose/quinate/shikimate family membrane-bound PQQ-dependent dehydrogenase codes for the protein MVQTTTRSSKGLGIWCILLGLVLLATGLFFAIGGGKLAMLGGSKYFLIAGIVTILSAIQFFRRKASAVLLFALVFIGSLIWAPIDGGFDFWPLVSRLMVPTGFMILALLTLPALRKREGKASAAKAAWGASAVLAVAMVATLVQMFQPHPPVAFDGQPLPLVPVDKANAQKDWENYGNTPGGSRFVALDQITRDNVKDLKVAWTFRTGDVPDSPTGNGAEDQQTPLQIGDRIYMCTPHNNVIAVDADSGKQIWKREINAQAEVWNRCRGLAYFDINKPLPQPTVPGSTPIAPVSLPAGESCQRRLLMNTIDARLIAINADNGELCQQFGDKGTVDLKAGLGDAQDPKYQLTSAPTLAGTTVVVGGRVADNVQTDMPGGVLRGFDVITGQMRWAFDPGNDNPNAALQAGQSYARSTPNSWAPMSWDPAMNTVFIPMGSSSVDLWGANRTPLDHKYGASILALDATTGKEKWVYQTVHNDLWDFDIPMQPSLIDFPQKEGGSKPAVVFGTKAGQIFVLDRLTGKPLTEVKELPMKPGTIPNEQYTKTQPHSTGMPQIGAQTLKESDMWGATPFDQLVCRISFKSMRYDGLFTVPGTDKSLSFPGSLGGMNWGSLSTDPNNHYIFVNDMRLGLWVQMIPANTDAISRGSNGGEAINTGMGAVPLKGTPYAVNKNRFMSPLGIPCQAPPFGTLSAVDLKTQKIVWQVPVGTVQDTGPFGVKMRMKMPIGMPTLGGTLATQGGLVFIAGTQDYYLRAFDSSTGKEVWKARLPVGSQGGPMSYVSPKTGKQYILISAGGARQSPDRGDYVIAYALDEQAEKK
- a CDS encoding protealysin inhibitor emfourin, with product MKQLPELTDDAVIDLAREGGFAYIPKLAGQRRIELGQLPNPQKERVCEILRHSLPLGEPADQPVQSGRGDQYYYRIQISYQTQQHAGDIVIVIPDSLAPPELKALWKEGE